One Brassica napus cultivar Da-Ae chromosome C4, Da-Ae, whole genome shotgun sequence genomic region harbors:
- the LOC106392376 gene encoding serine/threonine-protein kinase ZRK1-like yields MKKETVRSSLSLTRAMEFWRGKARKLFLKNGSMFLEQLIADCNGMSNPIRMFSSYQISKAINNFDPKYSLPDIPSPLRWYKEVIEGRSYVIKRLTRQVGEESAYNDIVLSARVSNHIGFLKLMGCCLEFLHPVLVFEDLEYRSLNTRGSVGSLETPVLPWNVRLKIAKEVAVAITYLHTAFPRIIVHRDIKATNVLLEKNGRAKLTGFSLAVTLPEGKTWIQDRLAGTFGYIDPIYHLTKIVSEYTDVYSFGIFMLVLLMGRPQLLSDGHSVFGTSILKHVKDLLERGEPVEFGGGSNDMRPGQMRMCLDLALGCCEERNEDRPKMILVAKEIKLIEQASI; encoded by the coding sequence ATGAAAAAGGAAACTGTAAGATCGTCTCTCTCACTCACAAGGGCGATGGAATTCTGGAGGGGCAAGGCGAGaaagttgtttttaaaaaatggaagtATGTTTCTTGAGCAACTTATAGCCGACTGTAACGGCATGTCAAACCCTATCAGAATGTTCTCTTCCTATCAAATCTCCAAAGCCATCAATAACTTCGATCCCAAGTATTCTCTCCCTGATATTCCATCACCCTTACGCTGGTACAAGGAAGTCATCGAAGGCAGATCTTACGTGATCAAGAGATTAACAAGGCAAGTGGGTGAAGAGAGTGCTTACAACGATATTGTGTTATCTGCTCGGGTAAGTAACCACATTGGTTTCCTCAAACTCATGGGATGCTGTCTCGAATTTCTTCATCCGGTGTTGGTATTTGAAGACCTAGAATATAGATCTTTGAACACTCGAGGAAGTGTTGGTAGCTTGGAGACGCCGGTGTTGCCGTGGAATGTACGTTTGAAGATTGCCAAAGAGGTTGCGGTTGCTATAACTTATCTTCACACTGCTTTCCCTAGAATCATTGTCCACAGAGATATTAAGGCAACTAATGTTTTGTTGGAAAAGAATGGGAGGGCTAAGCTCACTGGTTTCTCGCTTGCCGTTACACTCCCTGAGGGTAAGACGTGGATTCAAGATAGATTGGCTGGAACTTTCGGATACATAGATCCTATTTATCACTTGACGAAAATAGTGTCAGAATACACAGATGTGTACAGTTTTGGAATCTTTATGCTGGTTCTTCTGATGGGACGACCACAACTTCTATCAGATGGGCACTCAGTTTTTGGTACTAGTATTCTTAAACATGTGAAGGATCTGCTGGAGAGAGGAGAACCTGTTGAGTTCGGGGGTGGTTCGAACGACATGAGGCCTGGTCAGATGAGAATGTGTCTCGACCTGGCACTTGGATGCTGTGAGGAGAGGAATGAAGACAGGCCGAAGATGATCTTGGTGGCAAAAGAGATTAAGCTAATAGAACAAGCATCAATTTGA